The Streptomyces sp. NBC_01244 genome contains a region encoding:
- a CDS encoding sensor histidine kinase: protein MPYFLLTQVGVGMAAGRSNVLGSLPLALAAYAAALPLIAMTAMAPLVRPMSVAAVRSLCGVAGERLAEGPARSWAARGRTAAWWTLHLGVGALVSALSLAVPPWGVAMIAVPFVSALREMPLGLGWFSTGAEPYVAPLLGIGLLAGLVLCAAAAGAVLARLAPVLLGPTAADRLAAAEERAADLAVRNRLARELHDAVGHALSAVTLQASAARRVLDSDPGFVREALAAIEDTTRRTVGELDAVLGLLREGDGAGAGGPGLPAAPTLDADLDGLLARSRASGTPIAARQDPGPAGDWGWLPAIASREAYRIVQEGLSNALRHGTGPVDLRIRVRVRGGHGEPGGQGKSGGRGRSGGQGEAGGHEEHGGYEERGGHEERGGHEELEIIMTNDPAAAAAAEAAPRARATGGRGLHGAAERAALLGGRVEAGPHEGRWRLRAVLPLGEAAR, encoded by the coding sequence ATGCCGTACTTCCTGCTGACACAGGTGGGGGTCGGTATGGCGGCCGGCCGCAGCAACGTCCTCGGTTCCCTCCCCCTGGCCCTCGCCGCCTACGCGGCGGCCCTGCCCCTGATCGCCATGACCGCGATGGCCCCGCTGGTCAGGCCGATGTCGGTGGCCGCGGTCCGGTCCCTGTGCGGGGTGGCGGGGGAGCGGCTGGCCGAGGGACCGGCCCGGAGCTGGGCGGCCCGGGGGCGGACTGCCGCCTGGTGGACCCTGCACCTGGGGGTCGGTGCACTGGTCAGTGCGCTGAGCCTCGCGGTACCGCCCTGGGGGGTGGCGATGATTGCCGTGCCGTTCGTGAGCGCGCTACGGGAAATGCCGCTCGGGCTCGGCTGGTTCAGTACGGGCGCCGAGCCGTACGTGGCCCCCTTGCTCGGGATCGGGCTGCTGGCCGGGCTCGTGCTGTGCGCCGCCGCGGCGGGGGCGGTGCTGGCGCGGCTGGCGCCCGTACTGCTCGGGCCGACGGCGGCGGACCGGCTGGCGGCCGCCGAGGAGCGCGCCGCGGACCTGGCGGTCCGCAACCGGCTCGCGCGGGAGCTGCACGACGCCGTCGGACACGCCCTGAGCGCGGTCACCCTCCAGGCGAGCGCCGCCCGGCGGGTGCTCGACAGCGACCCCGGCTTCGTCCGGGAGGCGCTGGCCGCGATCGAGGACACCACCCGGCGCACGGTGGGGGAGCTGGACGCCGTTCTCGGCCTGCTGCGCGAGGGCGACGGAGCGGGCGCCGGAGGCCCCGGGCTGCCCGCCGCTCCGACGCTCGACGCAGACCTCGACGGGCTGCTGGCCCGCAGCCGGGCATCCGGCACCCCGATCGCCGCCCGCCAGGACCCGGGACCGGCCGGTGACTGGGGGTGGCTTCCGGCGATCGCCTCCCGCGAGGCGTACCGGATCGTGCAGGAGGGGCTGAGCAACGCACTGCGGCACGGGACGGGCCCGGTCGACCTGCGGATCCGCGTACGGGTGCGCGGCGGACACGGGGAACCCGGTGGGCAGGGGAAGTCCGGCGGGCGGGGGCGATCCGGCGGACAGGGGGAAGCAGGTGGGCATGAGGAACACGGCGGGTACGAGGAGCGCGGTGGGCATGAGGAGCGCGGTGGGCACGAGGAACTGGAGATCATCATGACGAACGATCCGGCGGCGGCGGCGGCGGCCGAGGCCGCTCCGCGGGCCCGGGCCACCGGGGGCCGGGGGCTGCACGGCGCCGCCGAGCGGGCCGCGCTGCTCGGCGGGCGGGTCGAGGCCGGGCCGCACGAAGGCCGGTGGCGGCTGCGGGCGGTCCTCCCGCTGGGCGAGGCAGCCCGATGA